Proteins co-encoded in one Azospirillum brasilense genomic window:
- a CDS encoding Gas vesicle protein V yields the protein MNRFDEKVYRVTKRRDGPSLPEQKSQLLRLKQDLEQFKSRQAGAAVVGSLQARIRELESSISRAEAARVTDRESRRPRGDEEDAESGAMPMADGTMRATSSRFPPRGRPGRTF from the coding sequence GTGAACCGATTCGACGAAAAAGTCTATCGCGTGACCAAGCGCCGGGACGGTCCGAGCCTCCCGGAGCAGAAGAGCCAGCTGCTCCGCCTGAAGCAGGATCTCGAACAGTTCAAGTCCCGGCAGGCGGGCGCCGCCGTCGTCGGCAGCCTGCAGGCCCGCATCCGCGAACTGGAATCCTCGATCTCCCGGGCCGAAGCGGCGCGCGTGACGGATCGCGAGTCCCGCCGCCCCCGCGGCGACGAGGAGGACGCGGAGTCCGGCGCCATGCCGATGGCGGACGGCACCATGCGCGCCACCTCCAGCCGCTTCCCGCCGCGCGGACGGCCCGGCCGGACCTTCTAA
- a CDS encoding uracil-DNA glycosylase, which translates to MIDQSDILAALRWHVDIGCDEAIGDEPLDWAMLAARPAVARAPAGASALPPAAARPAPASRSAFGGPSGASMFGAPVTADLPLGASEAGASARARAAEARSLEELEAALRAFDGCPLKATAMNTVFADGNPAADIMLIGEAPGEDEDRQGKPFVGVSGKLLDRMLAQVGLDRGAVYISNILPWRPPGNRSPTQAEIAACLPFLERHVELIKPKVLVPLGGTSAKTLLNRAEGITRLRGRWFDYASPGLPGPVPVLPMLHPAYLLRNPIAKREAWRDLLTLRQRFPG; encoded by the coding sequence ATGATTGACCAATCCGACATCCTCGCCGCCCTGCGCTGGCACGTCGACATCGGGTGTGACGAGGCCATCGGGGACGAGCCCCTGGACTGGGCGATGCTGGCCGCCCGGCCGGCGGTGGCGCGTGCGCCGGCCGGCGCGTCGGCGCTGCCGCCCGCCGCGGCGCGCCCCGCCCCGGCGTCGCGGTCGGCGTTCGGGGGTCCCTCCGGCGCGTCGATGTTCGGTGCGCCGGTCACGGCGGACCTGCCGCTGGGCGCCAGCGAGGCCGGGGCGAGCGCCCGCGCCCGCGCCGCCGAAGCGCGCAGCCTGGAGGAGCTTGAGGCCGCGCTGCGCGCCTTCGACGGTTGCCCGCTGAAGGCGACGGCGATGAACACGGTCTTCGCCGACGGCAACCCCGCCGCGGACATCATGCTGATCGGCGAGGCGCCGGGCGAGGACGAGGACCGGCAGGGCAAGCCCTTCGTCGGGGTCAGCGGCAAGCTGCTCGACCGCATGCTGGCTCAGGTGGGCCTCGACCGCGGCGCGGTCTACATCAGCAACATCCTGCCCTGGCGTCCGCCCGGCAACCGCTCGCCGACCCAGGCGGAGATCGCCGCCTGCCTGCCCTTCCTGGAACGGCACGTCGAGCTGATCAAGCCGAAGGTTCTCGTGCCGCTGGGCGGCACCTCCGCCAAGACGCTGCTCAACCGGGCGGAGGGCATCACCCGCCTGCGCGGCCGCTGGTTCGACTACGCGTCCCCCGGCCTGCCCGGCCCGGTGCCGGTCCTGCCGATGCTGCACCCGGCCTATCTGCTGCGCAATCCCATCGCCAAGCGCGAGGCGTGGCGCGACCTGCTGACCCTGCGCCAGCGCTTTCCGGGCTGA
- a CDS encoding RrF2 family transcriptional regulator yields MLSQKAKYALRALIMLAERTDDELVLIAEIAERENIPRKFLEAILVELRKHGLLFAKRGKSGGYRLARPAEEISFGEVIRLIDGHLAPIPCASKNSFRPCEDCIDPPTCSVRWLMVQVRDATAQVLDNQTLSDALRHRQATGGLPVNFDI; encoded by the coding sequence ATGCTGTCGCAAAAAGCCAAATACGCCCTGCGTGCGCTGATCATGCTGGCCGAACGGACGGACGACGAACTCGTCCTGATCGCCGAAATCGCCGAGCGGGAGAACATTCCGCGCAAGTTCCTGGAAGCCATCCTGGTGGAGCTGCGCAAGCATGGCCTGCTGTTCGCCAAGCGCGGCAAGAGCGGCGGCTACCGTCTGGCACGCCCGGCCGAGGAGATTTCCTTCGGCGAGGTGATCCGGCTGATCGACGGGCATCTGGCGCCGATCCCCTGCGCCAGCAAGAATTCCTTCCGTCCCTGCGAGGACTGCATCGACCCGCCGACCTGTTCAGTGCGCTGGCTGATGGTGCAGGTGCGCGACGCCACCGCCCAGGTGCTCGACAACCAGACCCTGTCCGACGCCCTGCGCCACCGTCAGGCGACCGGCGGCCTGCCCGTCAACTTCGACATCTGA
- a CDS encoding sulfate ABC transporter substrate-binding protein → MSFRDRLSALRVNRLSIGRLSAMAAGVALAMLTVAPAKAQTTLLNVSYDPTREFYVEFNKAFAKKWQAENGQTVTVKQSHGGSGKQARSVIDGLDADVVTLALAYDIDAIADSGALPKTWQARLPNNSSPYTSTIVFLVRKGNPKQIKDWDDLLKPGVQVITPNPKTSGGARWNYLAAWAYSLEKNGNDEAKAKQFVADLFKNVPVLDSGARGSTVTFTQRQLGDVLLAWENEAFLSLQEFGADKFDIVVPSLSILAEPPVAVVDSVVDRKGTRKAAEAYLNFLYTPEAQEIAAKNFYRPRLPEVAARYADRFPNVKLVTIDGSFGGWRTAQEKHFADGGVFDQIYQKGR, encoded by the coding sequence ATGTCGTTTCGTGATCGGCTCTCCGCGCTTCGCGTGAACCGGCTCTCCATAGGCCGGCTTTCCGCGATGGCCGCGGGCGTCGCCCTCGCCATGCTGACCGTCGCGCCCGCCAAGGCGCAGACCACGCTGCTGAACGTCTCCTACGACCCCACCCGTGAATTCTATGTGGAGTTCAACAAGGCGTTCGCCAAGAAGTGGCAGGCGGAAAACGGCCAGACGGTGACCGTCAAGCAGTCGCACGGCGGGTCGGGCAAGCAGGCGCGTTCGGTCATCGACGGGCTGGACGCCGACGTGGTGACGCTGGCGCTGGCCTACGACATCGACGCCATCGCCGACTCCGGCGCCCTGCCGAAGACGTGGCAGGCGCGCCTGCCGAACAACAGCTCCCCCTACACCTCGACCATCGTCTTCCTGGTCCGCAAGGGCAACCCGAAGCAGATCAAAGATTGGGATGACCTGCTGAAGCCGGGCGTCCAGGTCATCACCCCGAACCCGAAGACCTCGGGCGGGGCGCGCTGGAACTATCTGGCGGCCTGGGCCTATTCGCTGGAGAAGAACGGCAACGACGAGGCCAAGGCCAAGCAGTTCGTCGCCGACCTGTTCAAGAACGTGCCGGTGCTGGATAGCGGCGCCCGCGGCTCCACCGTCACCTTCACGCAGCGGCAGCTCGGCGACGTGCTGCTGGCCTGGGAGAACGAGGCCTTCCTGTCGCTCCAGGAGTTCGGCGCCGACAAGTTCGACATCGTCGTGCCGTCCCTGTCGATCCTGGCGGAGCCGCCGGTCGCGGTCGTTGATTCGGTGGTCGACCGCAAGGGAACGCGCAAGGCGGCGGAAGCCTACCTGAACTTCCTCTACACCCCTGAGGCGCAGGAGATCGCGGCGAAGAACTTCTACCGCCCGCGTCTGCCCGAGGTCGCTGCGCGGTATGCGGATCGCTTCCCGAATGTTAAGCTTGTGACCATCGACGGTTCCTTCGGGGGCTGGCGCACGGCGCAGGAGAAGCATTTCGCGGATGGCGGCGTCTTCGACCAGATCTACCAGAAGGGCCGCTGA
- a CDS encoding MBL fold metallo-hydrolase yields the protein MQTIIVPVTPFQQNCTVLWCPETMKGAAVDPGGDLPRVLRAAQSKGVTLEKILVTHGHIDHAGAVADLADELKLPIEGPHREDQFWIDGMPMQSQMFGFPPVRSFTPDRWLEEGDTVTVGNLTLDVHHCPGHTPGHVVFVHKPSRIAIVGDVLFQGSIGRTDFPKGNHGDLIESIRSKLFPLGDDVTFIPGHGPTSTIGEERLYNPFLND from the coding sequence ATGCAGACCATCATCGTTCCCGTCACTCCGTTCCAGCAGAACTGCACGGTGCTCTGGTGTCCGGAGACGATGAAGGGCGCCGCCGTCGATCCCGGCGGTGATCTGCCGCGCGTCCTGCGCGCCGCGCAGTCGAAGGGCGTGACGCTGGAAAAGATCCTGGTCACCCACGGACACATCGACCACGCCGGCGCCGTCGCCGACCTCGCCGACGAGTTGAAGCTGCCCATCGAGGGGCCGCACCGCGAGGACCAGTTCTGGATCGACGGCATGCCGATGCAGAGCCAGATGTTCGGCTTCCCGCCGGTCCGCTCCTTCACGCCGGACCGCTGGCTGGAGGAGGGCGACACGGTGACGGTCGGCAACCTGACGCTGGACGTCCACCACTGCCCGGGCCACACGCCGGGCCATGTGGTCTTCGTGCACAAGCCCAGCCGGATCGCCATCGTCGGCGACGTGCTGTTCCAGGGCTCCATCGGCCGCACCGATTTTCCCAAGGGCAACCACGGCGACCTGATCGAGTCGATCCGCAGCAAGCTGTTCCCGCTGGGCGACGATGTGACCTTCATCCCTGGCCACGGCCCGACCTCGACCATCGGGGAGGAGCGCCTCTACAACCCGTTCCTCAACGATTGA
- a CDS encoding Crp/Fnr family transcriptional regulator yields MTFSVATIAATTVATPPMPAPQPRTAETVTGRCAGCSARSKGLCGALTAGDLPDLSTTSRPLDLLSATPVVMEGEEAEAVFTVMAGMLKLYKTLPDGRQQITGFATAGDVIGLAVGTGYAYTAETVTASTVCRMSRTALRRLMERHPAVQGRLLAMTSVELSAAQDQILLLGCKTAVERVSSFLLALSRRSRPLADGTPSAFLPMPKVDIGAYLGLRPETLSRVLRKLEGAGAITRLTNDRIRIEDPAALEAAA; encoded by the coding sequence ATGACCTTCTCCGTCGCCACCATCGCCGCCACCACCGTCGCCACGCCGCCGATGCCCGCCCCGCAGCCACGGACGGCGGAGACGGTGACCGGCCGCTGCGCCGGCTGCTCGGCGCGGAGCAAGGGGCTGTGCGGCGCCCTGACCGCCGGGGACCTGCCGGACCTGTCGACGACCTCCCGCCCGCTGGACCTGCTGTCGGCAACCCCCGTGGTGATGGAGGGGGAGGAGGCCGAGGCCGTCTTCACCGTCATGGCGGGCATGCTGAAGCTCTACAAAACCCTGCCGGACGGCCGGCAGCAGATCACCGGATTCGCCACCGCGGGCGACGTGATCGGGCTGGCCGTCGGCACCGGCTATGCCTACACCGCGGAGACGGTCACCGCCTCCACCGTCTGCCGCATGTCGCGGACGGCGCTGCGCCGCCTGATGGAACGGCACCCGGCGGTTCAGGGGCGGCTGCTCGCCATGACCTCGGTCGAGTTGTCGGCGGCGCAGGACCAGATCCTGCTGCTCGGCTGCAAGACGGCGGTGGAGCGGGTGTCCAGCTTCCTCCTGGCCCTGTCGCGGCGGTCGCGGCCCCTGGCCGACGGCACGCCCAGCGCCTTCCTTCCCATGCCGAAGGTGGACATCGGCGCCTATCTCGGCCTGCGCCCCGAAACGCTTTCGCGCGTTCTGCGCAAGCTGGAGGGTGCCGGGGCGATCACCCGCCTGACCAACGACCGCATCCGCATCGAGGACCCGGCGGCGCTCGAAGCCGCCGCCTGA
- a CDS encoding OsmC family protein: MDAQDLRALQAPLKDKYKDAPESAVVTLKARGALDDSAIACKVDTGRALVEAGLHPATGGPGTQACSGDMLLEALVACAGVTLKAVATALEFKLRGGTVSAEGDLDFRGTLGVAKDAPVGFRAIRLRFELDTDEPAERIATLTKLTERYCVVYQTLANPLPMALSVETGA, encoded by the coding sequence ATGGATGCACAGGATCTGCGCGCGCTCCAGGCGCCGCTGAAGGACAAGTACAAGGACGCCCCGGAGTCGGCGGTGGTCACGCTGAAGGCCCGCGGGGCGCTGGACGATTCCGCCATCGCCTGCAAGGTGGACACGGGCCGTGCGCTGGTCGAGGCCGGCCTTCATCCGGCGACCGGCGGACCGGGCACCCAGGCCTGTTCCGGCGACATGCTGCTGGAGGCCCTGGTGGCCTGCGCGGGCGTGACGCTGAAGGCGGTCGCCACGGCGCTGGAGTTCAAGCTGCGCGGCGGCACCGTGTCGGCGGAGGGCGACCTGGATTTCCGCGGCACGCTGGGCGTGGCGAAGGACGCGCCGGTCGGCTTCCGCGCCATCCGCCTGCGCTTCGAGCTGGACACCGACGAGCCGGCGGAGCGCATCGCCACCCTGACCAAGCTGACCGAGCGGTACTGCGTCGTCTACCAGACGCTGGCCAACCCGCTGCCGATGGCGCTGTCCGTCGAGACGGGGGCCTGA
- a CDS encoding electron transfer flavoprotein-ubiquinone oxidoreductase has protein sequence MDRDPREVMEYDVLVVGAGPSGLSAAIRLKQLANEAGQELSVCVVEKGSEVGAHLLSGAVFEPHALDELIPDWKEKGAPLTTPAREDRFLYLTETKALKAPFTPPQMHNHGNYIISLGNLARWMAAQAEELGVEIYPGFAAAEVLYDDSGAVKGVATGDMGIGKDGEKTANYTPGMELHAKQTIFAEGCRGSLTKTLFERFDLRRDADPQTYGIGIKELWEVAPEKSQPGLIVHTIGWPMDPKTYGGSWLYHMEGNLVSVGFVVGLDYENPHLSPFEEFQRYKTHPAIRPTFEGGRRIAYGARALSEGGFQSIPKLTFPGGVIVGDAAGFLNVPKIKGNHTAMKSGMLAAEAVHELLSAEAPAREAVAYPEKLKASWVWSELFAVRNIRPGFQKGLWAGLANAAYETATKGKSPWTLHHRHGDHETLKKASEMPKIAYPKPDGVVSFDRLSSVYLSNTNHEEDQPAHLTLKDASVPIAVNLALYDAPETRYCPAGVYEIVRAEDGSDPRLQINAQNCVHCKTCDIKDPTQNINWVVPEGGGGPNYPGGM, from the coding sequence ATGGATCGCGATCCGCGCGAGGTGATGGAGTACGACGTCCTTGTCGTCGGGGCCGGCCCGTCGGGCCTGAGCGCGGCCATCCGCCTGAAACAGCTCGCCAACGAGGCGGGACAGGAACTGTCGGTCTGCGTCGTCGAGAAGGGCTCGGAGGTCGGCGCCCACCTGCTCTCCGGCGCGGTGTTCGAGCCGCACGCCCTCGACGAGCTGATCCCCGACTGGAAGGAGAAGGGCGCCCCGCTGACCACCCCGGCGCGCGAGGACCGCTTCCTCTACCTCACCGAGACCAAGGCCCTCAAGGCGCCCTTCACCCCGCCGCAGATGCACAATCACGGCAACTACATCATCAGCCTCGGCAACCTCGCCCGCTGGATGGCCGCCCAGGCCGAGGAGCTGGGCGTCGAGATCTACCCCGGCTTCGCCGCCGCCGAGGTCCTCTACGACGACAGCGGTGCGGTCAAGGGTGTCGCCACCGGCGACATGGGCATCGGCAAGGACGGCGAGAAGACCGCCAACTACACGCCGGGCATGGAGCTGCACGCCAAGCAGACCATCTTCGCCGAGGGCTGCCGCGGCTCGCTGACCAAGACGCTGTTCGAGCGCTTCGACCTGCGCCGCGACGCCGATCCCCAGACCTACGGCATCGGCATCAAGGAGCTGTGGGAGGTTGCGCCGGAGAAGTCCCAGCCCGGCCTGATCGTCCACACCATCGGCTGGCCGATGGACCCCAAGACCTACGGCGGCTCCTGGCTCTACCACATGGAGGGCAACCTGGTGTCGGTCGGCTTCGTGGTCGGGCTCGACTACGAGAACCCGCACCTGTCGCCGTTCGAGGAGTTCCAGCGCTACAAGACCCACCCGGCGATCCGTCCGACCTTCGAGGGCGGGCGGCGCATCGCCTACGGCGCGCGGGCGCTGTCGGAGGGCGGCTTCCAGTCGATCCCCAAGCTGACCTTCCCCGGCGGGGTGATCGTCGGCGACGCCGCGGGCTTCCTCAACGTGCCCAAGATCAAGGGCAACCACACCGCCATGAAGTCGGGCATGCTGGCGGCCGAGGCGGTGCATGAGCTGCTGTCGGCCGAGGCGCCGGCGCGGGAGGCGGTGGCCTATCCGGAGAAGCTGAAGGCGTCCTGGGTGTGGTCGGAGCTGTTTGCTGTGCGCAACATCCGCCCCGGCTTCCAGAAGGGGCTGTGGGCGGGTCTGGCCAACGCGGCCTACGAGACGGCGACCAAGGGCAAGTCGCCGTGGACGCTGCACCACCGGCACGGCGACCACGAGACGCTGAAGAAGGCGTCGGAGATGCCGAAGATCGCCTATCCCAAGCCCGACGGGGTGGTGTCGTTCGACCGGCTGTCGTCGGTGTATCTGTCGAACACCAACCACGAGGAGGACCAGCCGGCGCACCTGACGCTGAAGGACGCGTCGGTGCCGATCGCGGTCAATCTGGCGCTCTACGACGCGCCGGAGACGCGCTACTGCCCGGCGGGCGTGTACGAGATCGTGCGGGCGGAGGACGGCAGCGACCCGCGCCTCCAGATCAACGCGCAGAACTGCGTGCACTGCAAGACCTGCGACATCAAGGACCCCACCCAGAACATCAACTGGGTCGTCCCCGAGGGCGGCGGAGGCCCGAACTATCCGGGCGGGATGTAA
- a CDS encoding SUV3 C-terminal domain-containing protein: protein MSRACDLYYWAARKFPTLFPEREAVRGRRGEISRRLADLLATRGARSAGQRREPPPKAGFRGAPRKRFGPRR from the coding sequence CTGTCGCGGGCCTGCGACCTCTATTACTGGGCGGCGCGCAAGTTCCCGACCCTGTTCCCGGAACGGGAGGCGGTGCGCGGCCGCCGCGGCGAGATCAGCCGGCGTCTGGCCGATCTGCTCGCCACGCGCGGGGCGCGGTCCGCCGGGCAGCGGCGCGAGCCGCCGCCCAAGGCCGGTTTCCGCGGTGCCCCGCGCAAGCGCTTCGGCCCGCGGCGGTAG